From Leptodactylus fuscus isolate aLepFus1 chromosome 11, aLepFus1.hap2, whole genome shotgun sequence, one genomic window encodes:
- the CAPN6 gene encoding calpain-6 isoform X2, translating into MASPVRHLKHQDYSQLKSECRKAGKLFEDPEFPAADESLFYSKAPPHRIEWKRPGELCDDPHLFVDGISHHDLHQGKLGNCWFVAACSCLALRKSLWKKVIPQWKEQEWDLKRPHRYSGIFHFQFWCLGDWVDVVIDDRLPTMDGDLIYCHSNMKNEFWSALLEKAYAKLAGTYEALDGGSTADAIVDFTGAVTESLDLSDGKYKANITEQTKLFEELLKVFKRDGLICCHLKAASSRDMEAVTPMGLIKGHAYSVTDIKKVSMGEKTLCFGKTSKLFMIRMRNPWGKREWRGAWNDEMTFEDWCSNFTHVDVCRMINTSYLTQHKTWEKGEARGQWTNNADAVLNRSGGCFNNKSTFFQNPQYIFEVKKEEDDVLISLQQEDQRIHKKFGKGDNFIIGFEILKVEQNRQYRIHKMQGQHRTASSAYMNLRSIFLRKVLKRGRYVLIPTTFQPGVICEFNLRLYTDVPSDFRELLQDKPGGTCWNFLLGYPKRVSQVVVRSIEGVEPQGKAEGADLYVVIKCENERVRSEVHENTSSAVIDMRAIFYRRRISEPIAIQVWGSRIMCDQFLGQVLLAASPNDPGEEQSLQLHNKDEQTAQEMPGRINVKVVSSDDLLDL; encoded by the exons GAACTTTGTGATGACCCCCACCTGTTTGTAGATGGGATCAGCCATCATGATCTACATCAAGGCAAACTTGGAAACTGCTGGTTTGTGGCCGCTTGCTCTTGTCTTGCCCTCCGGAAGTCTCTTTGGAAAAAG GTTATTCCACAATGGAAAGAACAAGAATGGGACCTAAAAAGACCACACAGATATTCAGGAATTTTCCATTTCCAGTTCTGGTGTTTGGGAGACTGGGTTGATGTCGTCATCGATGATCGCTTGCCAACCATGGATGGGGATTTGATCTACTGCCATTCTAATATGAAGAACGAATTCTGGAGCGCTCTCCTGGAGAAGGCTTATGCCAA GTTGGCCGGAACGTATGAAGCCCTTGACGGTGGCAGCACAGCCGATGCCATTGTGGATTTCACAGGGGCAGTCACTGAAAGCCTCGACTTATCAGATGGCAAATACAAAGCGAATATCACAGAACAGACAAAGTTGTTTGAAGAGCTTTTGAAAGTTTTTAAGAGGGACGGACTGATCTGCTGCCATCTGAAG GCTGCGTCATCCAGGGATATGGAGGCAGTGACTCCTATGGGACTCATCAAAGGACATGCATACTCGGTGACAGACATAAAGAAGGTGTCCATGGGAGAGAAGACTCTTTGCTTTGGAAAGACGTCCAAACTATTCATGATAAGAATGCGGAATCCTTGGGGAAAGAGGGAGTGGAGAGGCGCATGGAACGATGA GATGACCTTCGAGGACTGGTGCAGTAACTTCACTCACGTTGACGTCTGCCGCATGATAAACACGTCGTATCTCACCCAACACAAAACCTGGGAGAAGGGCGAAGCTCGCGGACAATGGACGAATAATGCTGATGCCGTGCTCAATCGCTCGGGAGGATGCTTCAATAATAAAAGTACATTTTTTCAGAATCCTCAG TACATCTTTGAGGTGAAGAAAGAAGAAGACGACGTTCTGATCTCTCTGCAACAAGAAGATCAGCGGATACACAAGAAGTTCGGGAAAGGAGACAATTTTATTATTGGCTTTGAAATTCTCAAG GTTGAACAGAACAGACAATACAGAATTCACAAGATGCAGGGACAGCACAGAACGGCCTCCTCCGCCTACATGAACCTGCGCTCTATTTTCCTGAGAAAAGTATTGAAGAGAGGAAGATACGTCCTAATTCCTACAACGTTCCAACCCGGAGTCATCTGTGAATTCAACCTCAGACTTTATACAGATGTGCCGTCCGATTTCAG GGAGCTGCTGCAGGATAAACCTGGAGGAACCTGCTGGAACTTCTTATTGGGCTATCCTAAAAGAGTCAGTCAAGTGGTGGTGCGGAGCATAGAAGGAGTGGAGCCGCAGGGGAAAGCGGAAG GGGCCGATCTCTACGTTGTCATCAAATGTGAAAATGAGAGGGTCCGATCCGAAGTCCACGAAAATACGAGCAGCGCTGTTATTGATATGAGGGCGATTTTCTACCGTAGGAGAATCAGTGAACCGATAGCTATTCAG GTCTGGGGGAGCAGGATCATGTGTGACCAGTTCCTGGGCCAAGTGCTCCTGGCTGCATCGCCCAATGACCCGGGAGAAGAGCAGAGTCTTCAGCTGCACAACAAGGATGAGCAAACAGCCCAGGAGATGCCAGGCCGGATCAATGTCAAGGTTGTCTCCTCTGATGACCTGCTCGATCTGTGA
- the CAPN6 gene encoding calpain-6 isoform X1 gives MASPVRHLKHQDYSQLKSECRKAGKLFEDPEFPAADESLFYSKAPPHRIEWKRPGELCDDPHLFVDGISHHDLHQGKLGNCWFVAACSCLALRKSLWKKVIPQWKEQEWDLKRPHRYSGIFHFQFWCLGDWVDVVIDDRLPTMDGDLIYCHSNMKNEFWSALLEKAYAKLAGTYEALDGGSTADAIVDFTGAVTESLDLSDGKYKANITEQTKLFEELLKVFKRDGLICCHLKAASSRDMEAVTPMGLIKGHAYSVTDIKKVSMGEKTLCFGKTSKLFMIRMRNPWGKREWRGAWNDESEEWRKVSKSEKGKLGLTMRNDGEFWMTFEDWCSNFTHVDVCRMINTSYLTQHKTWEKGEARGQWTNNADAVLNRSGGCFNNKSTFFQNPQYIFEVKKEEDDVLISLQQEDQRIHKKFGKGDNFIIGFEILKVEQNRQYRIHKMQGQHRTASSAYMNLRSIFLRKVLKRGRYVLIPTTFQPGVICEFNLRLYTDVPSDFRELLQDKPGGTCWNFLLGYPKRVSQVVVRSIEGVEPQGKAEGADLYVVIKCENERVRSEVHENTSSAVIDMRAIFYRRRISEPIAIQVWGSRIMCDQFLGQVLLAASPNDPGEEQSLQLHNKDEQTAQEMPGRINVKVVSSDDLLDL, from the exons GAACTTTGTGATGACCCCCACCTGTTTGTAGATGGGATCAGCCATCATGATCTACATCAAGGCAAACTTGGAAACTGCTGGTTTGTGGCCGCTTGCTCTTGTCTTGCCCTCCGGAAGTCTCTTTGGAAAAAG GTTATTCCACAATGGAAAGAACAAGAATGGGACCTAAAAAGACCACACAGATATTCAGGAATTTTCCATTTCCAGTTCTGGTGTTTGGGAGACTGGGTTGATGTCGTCATCGATGATCGCTTGCCAACCATGGATGGGGATTTGATCTACTGCCATTCTAATATGAAGAACGAATTCTGGAGCGCTCTCCTGGAGAAGGCTTATGCCAA GTTGGCCGGAACGTATGAAGCCCTTGACGGTGGCAGCACAGCCGATGCCATTGTGGATTTCACAGGGGCAGTCACTGAAAGCCTCGACTTATCAGATGGCAAATACAAAGCGAATATCACAGAACAGACAAAGTTGTTTGAAGAGCTTTTGAAAGTTTTTAAGAGGGACGGACTGATCTGCTGCCATCTGAAG GCTGCGTCATCCAGGGATATGGAGGCAGTGACTCCTATGGGACTCATCAAAGGACATGCATACTCGGTGACAGACATAAAGAAGGTGTCCATGGGAGAGAAGACTCTTTGCTTTGGAAAGACGTCCAAACTATTCATGATAAGAATGCGGAATCCTTGGGGAAAGAGGGAGTGGAGAGGCGCATGGAACGATGA GTCTGAAGAATGGAGAAAAGTGAGCAAATCAGAGAAAGGGAAGCTCGGACTGACAATGCGGAACGATGGCGAGTTCTG GATGACCTTCGAGGACTGGTGCAGTAACTTCACTCACGTTGACGTCTGCCGCATGATAAACACGTCGTATCTCACCCAACACAAAACCTGGGAGAAGGGCGAAGCTCGCGGACAATGGACGAATAATGCTGATGCCGTGCTCAATCGCTCGGGAGGATGCTTCAATAATAAAAGTACATTTTTTCAGAATCCTCAG TACATCTTTGAGGTGAAGAAAGAAGAAGACGACGTTCTGATCTCTCTGCAACAAGAAGATCAGCGGATACACAAGAAGTTCGGGAAAGGAGACAATTTTATTATTGGCTTTGAAATTCTCAAG GTTGAACAGAACAGACAATACAGAATTCACAAGATGCAGGGACAGCACAGAACGGCCTCCTCCGCCTACATGAACCTGCGCTCTATTTTCCTGAGAAAAGTATTGAAGAGAGGAAGATACGTCCTAATTCCTACAACGTTCCAACCCGGAGTCATCTGTGAATTCAACCTCAGACTTTATACAGATGTGCCGTCCGATTTCAG GGAGCTGCTGCAGGATAAACCTGGAGGAACCTGCTGGAACTTCTTATTGGGCTATCCTAAAAGAGTCAGTCAAGTGGTGGTGCGGAGCATAGAAGGAGTGGAGCCGCAGGGGAAAGCGGAAG GGGCCGATCTCTACGTTGTCATCAAATGTGAAAATGAGAGGGTCCGATCCGAAGTCCACGAAAATACGAGCAGCGCTGTTATTGATATGAGGGCGATTTTCTACCGTAGGAGAATCAGTGAACCGATAGCTATTCAG GTCTGGGGGAGCAGGATCATGTGTGACCAGTTCCTGGGCCAAGTGCTCCTGGCTGCATCGCCCAATGACCCGGGAGAAGAGCAGAGTCTTCAGCTGCACAACAAGGATGAGCAAACAGCCCAGGAGATGCCAGGCCGGATCAATGTCAAGGTTGTCTCCTCTGATGACCTGCTCGATCTGTGA